A single region of the Rhodospirillales bacterium genome encodes:
- the coaD gene encoding pantetheine-phosphate adenylyltransferase produces MSEKPRIGIYPGTFDPITKGHLHIIKRASKLVDRLIVGVADNAHKKPLFSHAERLALVRQDIENLPEKHCEIEVREVDTLLVHFARENGASFIFRGLRAVSDFDYEFQMTGMNARIAPDIETIFLMAADRWQFVSASFVKEIHALGGDMSECVTPAVLEALKAKQGK; encoded by the coding sequence ATGAGTGAAAAACCCCGCATCGGCATCTATCCCGGCACGTTTGACCCGATCACCAAGGGCCATCTGCATATCATCAAGCGGGCCAGCAAGCTCGTGGACCGCTTGATTGTCGGCGTGGCGGATAACGCGCATAAAAAGCCGCTTTTTTCGCATGCGGAGCGTCTGGCGCTGGTGCGGCAGGATATCGAGAACCTGCCGGAAAAACATTGCGAGATCGAGGTGCGGGAAGTGGACACGCTGCTGGTTCATTTTGCGCGGGAAAACGGCGCTTCCTTCATTTTCCGGGGGCTGCGCGCGGTGTCTGACTTCGATTACGAGTTCCAGATGACGGGGATGAATGCCCGGATCGCGCCGGATATCGAGACGATTTTCCTGATGGCGGCTGATCGCTGGCAGTTTGTGTCGGCCTCTTTTGTGAAGGAAATTCATGCGCTGGGCGGGGATATGAGCGAATGCGTGACGCCTGCCGTGCTGGAGGCGCTAAAAGCCAAACAAGGTAAATGA
- a CDS encoding sulfotransferase, with the protein MTPLSSNPDKDPAKPIFLKAVQDLQSGKTEDAVKGFRKVLEISPAHSKSWTNLGMALLQRNKPEESKDAFQKSLEIDPDQAKVYNALGRIFHEQDDLAQALEYFEKSLTLDPDLSRTHNNFATLLKDLQRTEEAEEHYKKAIALEPGFIEALNNLGTLLWHADKFEEAEKYFEQSLKEDPANEGAYFSLATMFDFLRKKDRVEDILERAQKNIPGSATTLLIAARQARKKGEIEQAISLLGKTDTEDVNIHFERGQLFDRNNQPDKAFEEFLTVNALSLKDTETRAINKNLYPAFLKKMKYTFTAEWVKNWSPPPPPDPTQTSPCFILGFPRSGTTLLDQILSSHPSIYVAEEKPVMEKIYSLLEQKPPCPENLSTLKEEEIKALQTAYFDQHRSYKGYENKKIFVDKNPLYTSYGGLIHRLFPDARFVFALRHPCDAVLSCFMQRFRYNAATIQFLDLERTARCYADVMDLWLQYRTLFPLNVHTIRYEDVVTNFQGEVESLLSFIGVPWDDAVLAFDKTARRKQVKTASYAQVTEKLYTRARYRWKNYEKHLEPVLPVLDPYIKAFGYDS; encoded by the coding sequence ATGACCCCTCTTTCTTCCAATCCAGACAAAGATCCCGCAAAGCCGATTTTCCTGAAAGCCGTGCAGGATTTGCAGTCGGGAAAGACGGAAGACGCTGTAAAAGGCTTCCGGAAGGTTCTGGAAATAAGCCCCGCCCATTCCAAAAGCTGGACAAATCTGGGCATGGCCCTCTTGCAGAGAAACAAGCCTGAAGAGTCAAAAGACGCCTTTCAAAAATCCCTCGAAATCGACCCGGATCAGGCAAAAGTCTATAACGCCCTCGGCCGGATTTTCCATGAACAGGACGATCTCGCACAGGCCCTGGAATATTTTGAAAAATCCCTGACCCTCGATCCGGACCTGTCCAGAACGCACAATAACTTTGCCACCCTCCTCAAAGACCTTCAGCGCACGGAGGAAGCCGAAGAGCATTACAAAAAGGCCATCGCGCTGGAACCGGGATTTATCGAAGCCCTCAACAATCTGGGGACACTCCTCTGGCATGCGGACAAATTCGAAGAGGCCGAAAAATATTTCGAGCAGTCCTTAAAAGAAGATCCGGCAAATGAAGGGGCTTATTTCAGCCTTGCGACCATGTTCGACTTCTTAAGAAAAAAGGACCGCGTTGAAGATATCCTTGAAAGGGCGCAAAAAAATATCCCCGGCTCCGCCACAACCCTTTTGATCGCGGCCCGTCAGGCACGCAAAAAGGGAGAGATCGAACAAGCGATTTCGTTGCTTGGGAAAACAGACACCGAGGACGTCAACATCCATTTCGAACGCGGACAGCTTTTCGACAGGAACAACCAGCCGGACAAAGCCTTTGAAGAGTTCCTCACCGTGAATGCCCTCAGCCTGAAAGACACGGAAACCCGGGCCATAAACAAAAACCTCTATCCGGCTTTCCTGAAGAAAATGAAATATACATTTACGGCGGAATGGGTGAAAAACTGGAGCCCCCCGCCGCCGCCGGACCCAACGCAAACATCCCCCTGTTTTATTCTGGGCTTTCCGCGGTCCGGCACGACTTTGCTCGACCAGATACTCTCTTCCCATCCTTCCATATATGTCGCCGAGGAAAAACCGGTGATGGAGAAGATATACAGCCTTCTGGAACAAAAACCGCCCTGCCCTGAAAACCTTTCCACCTTAAAAGAAGAAGAAATCAAAGCGCTCCAGACAGCCTATTTCGATCAACACCGCAGCTATAAAGGCTATGAGAACAAAAAAATATTCGTCGACAAAAACCCCCTTTACACAAGCTACGGCGGCCTGATTCACAGGCTCTTTCCCGATGCGCGTTTCGTCTTCGCCCTGCGCCATCCCTGCGATGCGGTCTTAAGCTGTTTTATGCAGCGTTTCCGGTACAACGCCGCCACAATCCAGTTCCTTGACCTGGAACGGACCGCACGGTGTTATGCCGATGTGATGGATTTGTGGCTGCAATACCGGACGCTTTTCCCGCTCAACGTTCACACCATTCGCTATGAAGACGTTGTAACGAATTTCCAGGGCGAGGTGGAATCCCTTCTCTCCTTCATCGGGGTCCCGTGGGATGATGCCGTTCTGGCCTTCGACAAAACGGCCCGCCGGAAACAGGTTAAAACCGCAAGCTATGCGCAAGTGACCGAAAAACTCTATACCCGCGCGCGCTACCGCTGGAAAAACTATGAAAAGCATCTTGAGCCTGTCCTGCCTGTATTGGATCCCTACATAAAAGCCTTTGGTTACGATTCCTAG